The Acetomicrobium flavidum genome window below encodes:
- a CDS encoding 2Fe-2S iron-sulfur cluster-binding protein yields MSTVTLEINGRKVQGNLGDTILDVCNKNGIRIPTLCHFEGLTDVGICRMCLVEVREARGLLPACVTKATNGMVVTTENERINALRRSNLEMLFSERNHFCMFCEKSGDCELQKLAYEYGLDHVRYGFFWPSLSMDMSRKYFLYDQNRCILCRRCVRACEEVAGHTVLTVRDRGPKSMICPDDDLPFNESTCVSCGTCLQVCPTGALSDRKGTYVGRQADMTRTGSTCTFCSIGCEIEILSRDGEPLRVEGVFGKGPTEGVLCSSGRFEPLFEGKARRKGALICKEGNVKPAGLTEALAYVADKIRDLGMDSFAGLISSRATNETAFQFKKLFGNNAFLIDPPGTPLGNAHITDIDDADCIAVVGTNLDEEFKAVSSFVKRAANRGAKLVVVGSSGRRVDLRASCHLQEDDACSLGKILEGASKPIVIYGPHTGSSMMEFLWKLRPGVRQLGLASGSNGRGIEKLGIKPWEGDKKYEGVYVLLADLAMPVTISKLLPNVDFIAIQSCYEDEGAVSADVFLPSRTWYERTGTYVNTEDRVGQLEQIPQEAPNVPSDEEIITCLNNLLN; encoded by the coding sequence ATGTCTACCGTTACCTTGGAGATAAACGGCAGAAAGGTTCAGGGAAATTTAGGGGACACAATCCTAGATGTCTGTAATAAAAATGGCATCCGCATTCCTACGTTATGTCACTTTGAAGGGCTAACGGACGTGGGGATTTGTCGGATGTGCTTGGTCGAGGTCAGAGAAGCCAGGGGACTGTTACCTGCTTGCGTTACAAAGGCTACGAATGGCATGGTGGTCACGACTGAAAACGAAAGGATTAACGCTCTCAGGCGGTCTAACCTGGAGATGCTATTTTCGGAGAGAAATCATTTTTGCATGTTCTGCGAGAAAAGCGGGGATTGCGAACTTCAAAAGCTCGCCTACGAATATGGGCTGGACCACGTGCGTTACGGATTTTTCTGGCCGAGTTTGTCCATGGATATGAGCAGGAAGTATTTCTTGTACGATCAAAATCGATGCATCTTATGCAGGAGATGTGTGCGCGCATGTGAGGAGGTAGCAGGACATACCGTGCTCACCGTTCGGGACAGGGGCCCTAAAAGCATGATCTGTCCCGACGACGATCTGCCCTTCAATGAATCTACATGCGTCTCCTGTGGCACCTGTCTTCAGGTTTGCCCCACAGGCGCCCTATCCGATCGTAAAGGCACTTACGTGGGCAGGCAAGCCGATATGACGAGGACCGGGAGCACATGTACGTTTTGCAGCATCGGCTGTGAGATTGAAATTTTGTCTCGCGACGGCGAACCTTTAAGGGTAGAAGGGGTGTTTGGCAAAGGTCCGACCGAAGGGGTGCTGTGTTCAAGCGGGCGATTTGAACCGCTCTTTGAAGGAAAAGCCAGGCGTAAAGGTGCGCTTATATGCAAAGAGGGGAATGTAAAACCTGCAGGTTTGACGGAAGCTTTGGCTTATGTTGCAGACAAGATCAGGGATTTGGGCATGGATTCTTTTGCCGGGCTGATATCGTCCAGGGCTACAAACGAGACAGCGTTCCAATTTAAAAAGTTATTCGGCAATAATGCCTTCTTGATAGATCCCCCAGGCACACCACTGGGGAATGCCCATATCACGGATATCGACGACGCAGATTGTATTGCCGTGGTTGGGACAAACCTGGACGAAGAATTTAAAGCGGTAAGCTCCTTCGTAAAAAGGGCTGCCAATAGGGGGGCGAAGCTCGTAGTCGTAGGTTCGTCTGGAAGGAGGGTGGACTTGCGCGCATCTTGTCATCTCCAGGAAGACGATGCATGCAGTTTGGGCAAGATCCTTGAAGGAGCGTCCAAACCCATCGTAATTTACGGACCTCATACAGGCAGTTCAATGATGGAGTTTCTGTGGAAGCTTCGTCCGGGAGTAAGGCAATTAGGGTTAGCCTCCGGCAGCAATGGCCGAGGCATTGAAAAGTTGGGCATAAAACCTTGGGAGGGCGACAAAAAATATGAGGGCGTTTATGTATTGCTGGCCGATCTTGCCATGCCCGTGACAATATCGAAATTACTGCCAAATGTCGACTTCATAGCGATTCAATCATGTTACGAGGACGAAGGGGCAGTGTCCGCTGATGTGTTCCTTCCTTCGAGGACATGGTACGAACGTACAGGCACTTACGTCAATACGGAAGATAGAGTCGGGCAGCTCGAGCAGATCCCCCAAGAGGCTCCTAACGTGCCTTCTGATGAAGAGATAATTACATGTTTAAATAATTTGTTAAATTAG
- the gyrB gene encoding DNA topoisomerase (ATP-hydrolyzing) subunit B produces the protein MKKGSDVTMGATIAEAKQYTANDIQILEGLEAVRRRPSMYIGDTGMRGLHHLVYEVVDNAIDEAMAGYCDHIVVTLYADGSVSVEDNGRGIPVDMHPKVNKPAAEVVLTTLHAGGKFDNKAYQVSGGLHGVGVSVVNALSSWLELTVWRDGIEWHQRYSRGVPQSELKAVGKAERTGTKVHFMPDDAIFEERDFSFDVLSARLREIAFLVPGIMIELKDLKSNKSMTFRYEGGVVSFVKYLNRDKIALFAEPIYISGEKDGVLVEVALQYNDSFQERVFAFANLIHTVEGGTHVIGFRTALTRAINEMARRQKLLKDKDPNLSGDDLKEGLTAIISIKLKEPQFEGQTKTRLGNSDVRGIVDSIVYDELMATLEEKPDYLRPIVEKAIKARQARDAAKKARELVRRKSAFGGLDLPGKLADCSSKDPEECEIYIVEGDSAGGSAKQGRNRTFQAILPLRGKILNVEKARLDKVLSNAEIRTIIQALGCGIGEDFDISKLRYHRVIIMTDADVDGAHIRTLLLAFFYRFMPRIIEEGHLYIAQPPLYRVQVGKKEYYCYSDKELRNLMERLSDKKATVQRYKGLGEMNPEQLWKTTMDPNERILKRVDIEDALAADEYFTILMGDKVEPRREFIEAHANEVRNLDI, from the coding sequence ATGAAAAAGGGAAGTGATGTAACGATGGGGGCAACTATTGCTGAAGCCAAGCAATATACAGCAAATGACATACAGATCCTGGAAGGGCTGGAGGCCGTTCGTCGAAGGCCCAGCATGTACATTGGGGATACGGGCATGCGTGGCCTGCATCATTTGGTCTATGAGGTCGTCGACAACGCCATAGACGAGGCTATGGCAGGTTACTGCGACCACATTGTGGTTACCCTCTATGCGGACGGAAGCGTTTCCGTGGAGGACAACGGCCGAGGCATACCGGTCGATATGCACCCAAAGGTAAACAAACCAGCCGCCGAGGTGGTGCTTACGACGCTTCATGCCGGAGGCAAGTTCGACAACAAGGCCTATCAGGTTTCGGGAGGCCTACATGGTGTAGGAGTTTCCGTCGTCAATGCCCTGTCTTCGTGGCTTGAGCTTACCGTGTGGCGTGACGGCATAGAATGGCATCAACGCTATTCTAGGGGTGTGCCCCAGAGCGAACTGAAGGCGGTGGGCAAAGCTGAACGCACCGGCACCAAGGTGCATTTCATGCCTGACGACGCCATATTCGAGGAAAGGGATTTTTCCTTCGACGTATTGAGCGCCAGGCTTCGGGAAATTGCCTTCCTGGTGCCAGGCATAATGATAGAGTTGAAGGACTTAAAAAGCAATAAGTCCATGACCTTCAGATACGAAGGTGGAGTGGTCTCCTTCGTTAAGTATTTAAATAGGGATAAAATTGCCTTATTCGCCGAGCCAATTTACATATCCGGCGAGAAGGACGGCGTATTGGTGGAGGTGGCCCTGCAGTACAACGATTCCTTCCAGGAGCGGGTCTTTGCCTTTGCTAACCTGATCCACACCGTGGAGGGCGGAACTCACGTGATAGGCTTCAGGACGGCGTTGACCAGGGCCATAAATGAGATGGCGAGAAGACAAAAGCTTTTGAAGGATAAAGATCCGAACCTTTCAGGAGACGACTTGAAGGAAGGGCTTACCGCCATCATCTCCATCAAGCTTAAGGAGCCCCAATTTGAGGGCCAGACGAAGACCAGGCTTGGAAACAGCGATGTCAGAGGTATAGTGGACTCCATCGTCTACGACGAGTTGATGGCGACTCTTGAGGAAAAGCCGGACTACCTCAGGCCGATCGTGGAAAAGGCCATCAAGGCAAGACAAGCTCGTGATGCGGCCAAGAAAGCACGAGAGCTGGTCAGGCGCAAATCGGCCTTCGGAGGGCTCGATTTGCCCGGTAAATTGGCAGATTGCTCCAGTAAAGACCCAGAGGAGTGCGAGATATATATCGTTGAGGGCGATTCAGCCGGAGGCAGCGCTAAACAGGGAAGGAACAGGACCTTTCAGGCCATATTGCCTCTGCGGGGAAAGATATTGAACGTGGAGAAGGCACGCCTTGATAAGGTGTTGTCCAACGCCGAGATAAGGACGATAATTCAAGCCCTGGGCTGCGGTATAGGAGAGGATTTTGACATCAGCAAATTGCGTTACCACAGGGTCATAATCATGACGGATGCCGACGTGGACGGCGCGCACATAAGGACGCTCCTCCTTGCCTTCTTCTACAGGTTCATGCCGAGGATCATCGAGGAAGGGCATCTATATATAGCTCAGCCCCCCCTTTACAGGGTGCAGGTCGGAAAGAAGGAGTACTACTGCTATTCCGATAAGGAGCTTCGCAACTTGATGGAACGCTTATCTGATAAGAAGGCGACCGTGCAGCGCTATAAGGGTTTGGGAGAGATGAACCCCGAGCAGCTTTGGAAGACGACAATGGACCCAAACGAGAGGATATTGAAGAGGGTGGACATAGAAGACGCCTTGGCTGCAGATGAATATTTTACTATATTAATGGGAGATAAGGTTGAGCCCAGGAGAGAATTTATAGAGGCCCATGCTAACGAAGTAAGAAATTTGGATATATAG